A segment of the Candidatus Protochlamydia naegleriophila genome:
AGAAGGCTTTCTAGCCTCAAAAGAATCAATCAGTTTAACAAAAGAGCGATCATGAGGATTAATCGAAGGCACGAAAATTAAACGTAGAAAGACCTCTCTTATGATAAATAATCTCCACGATACAAAAGCCAGGATAACCTCTTTACCATGCTTAACACGCTCAGCCATCACTCGAAGAGTCTGACTCACACGGCTAAAGTCAATCCGACGCTGAACAGCTTGCACTTGGGGATCCACGGGCTGAGGCATGGGAGGTGGCACAGGGTCTGTTAAAGGCGGAACGTGATCCAGTATTGGACCTGGGATTGGGCTAGACACATCAGGAATAGACATATATTCTCACAATCTATTTATTATTAATAATGAATGCATAATTTTGCCAAACAATATGATTTCTATCAACTTTTAATTGAGATTTATTCAGTCGAACGTTCTTTACAAAATATTAATGAATTTAAAATTTAACCTTCATATTCTAATATTTAATAAATGCAAAATCAAAAAGAATTATTATTAAGCAGCCCCATTCCACCTTCTGCATAAAACTTTTTTAAACTTGAATCTATTGTTATGACCTGAGAATAGGAACGTTTAACCTGTTTTTTTTCCTTATGTTGAATGGATTAAAGACATTTTTCAAATTGACGAAATAAGGAAAAGGCGCTAAAAGAGGAAGAAAAATTTTTACTTACAATCCTTTATTCTTTTGAACTGAAATTGCTCAGATCTTAAAGTACCATTCATATGGGAGGATAAAGAGAGCTTCCATTCTCTATGGGCACAATCTTGTTCTCCAGGAAAATCAATGAAATAGGATTGTAAAAAAATGGCTGACCCCAAAAAAGATTGAGAGAGCGCCGAAATCCCAGTTAAAACGAGTGTAATGAGCTCTTAAAAGCCTAGCTGCGTTTGTTTAGCTAAGAATAACTGCCAGCCAATCAATTTTATGCGGGATGTGTATAACATTTAGAAAGACAAAGACTCAGGAGTAAAACGTGAAAGGGAATCGATTTTTAGCAACAGCTTGGTTAGCAATTAGTGCGCTTTCATTTTCTTTACAAGCCACAGATATCTCAATAGACTTTAGTGATTATGGGTCAGAGCACATTAACAACTTAGCCGGCTCAGGTACAAGCACTGATTACAGCTCGATCGAAACAACCGATGCAAACGCAACGCCAAGAGCTGCAGCCAAACCCACTCCATTTAGCTTAGATGTCTACTTTGACTCCATTTCTCCAGCCAAGATTGAGCGTGGATTTTTTAAGGGTGATGAGGTTCGTTACGCGGAAGCTGAAGCCGAATTGGGAATGGTGTTTTACCATTGCCCCGCCTATTCTGAAGGAGCGAATATAGCCTTAAGTTATACCAATACCTACATCCATTGGTCGGAAAATCCATGGTTTGAGCAAGACCGCTTCCACACAGTTACTTTTACTCTCGGTGGTGTTACAAAACGCCTACAAAATTGGTTTTGGCGTGGACAATTAAATATTAATTACGACGTGGGTAGTGCATTCAGCGCAGAGTATTTCAATTACACTCTGATGGCATGGGGACGTTATGAGTATTGCCAGCACATAGGCCTGCATGTGGGTTTTATTGCGCAAACAGGCATGGGAATGGATCGAGTCTACCCCATTTTGGGTGCCGACTGGCAAATGTCGAGAAACTGGAAGCTTAACATGGTTTTCCCAGTTAACGTTTCTTTAGAGTACATCCTCAACAAACATTGGTCTCTAGCTCTTGCAGGCCGCAATTTTGACTCTCGTCACCGTGTCAAAAAAAATGAAGCACATGCAAAATCGGTCATTCGCTATCAAAATATCGGCGCCGAATTTGCCATCAAATATGGCTCTGGCACGATGACTGCTAATCTGCACGCCGGTACTACGTTAGGCGGAAAATACCGCATTGCCAATAGACACAATCACGATCCCCACCATTACAGACTCCGCCCAAGCGGCTATTTTGGCGGAGAAGTCGACGTCAAATTCTAATCATTCCTTTCAGACCACGCTTTTTAATCAAGATGTGGTCTGAATGCTTTTCCCCTCTGCCCCTTCATCTTCTCCCCCACTGTAAAAATGTTTAAACCTTTGAGACGTTGTCATTGAAATAGCATTAAATTGACATATTTTTTAAAATTCTTTATAATAACTTAACAAATATCTGATTAATTTATTAACTTAACTAACAATGTAGTATATAATTAAATTCAACACGTATAATAAAAAGGTTTCCATGACTTCCCCTCTTCAATCAATGCATTTAGTGTTTGCTGAAGTTAATACAAATCACACTTATTTAGGAGTTTCTGAAGGCACGCGCGAGTTAATTGCGACCCCGAATAAAACGCAACAGCTCAAAAACGTTTATGCGATTGCTCAGCTTCAAGTCATAAGACTGTTAGATGCCGACACCTCGCCTATAGCAGAGAAGATCTCTCATTTGCATGAACTAGAAAGAGACGGAAATGACTCCTTTTTACGATACAGCCTGAAGGCTAAAACATGGTCGCGTCGCTTTTTAAAAGGGCTTGAATACTACGCTCCCCGCTTTTTAAAAGTCATTCTACCTACAATATTTGCCAATGGTATAAGGGCTGCCGAAGTAGAAACGGAATTAGCCTACCTTGCATTTAAAGATTTATTGCGCCGCAGTATTATAGATCTGACAGGACAAACTCCCCAAAGGCCCCATCAAGTGCGACCCACCCCGCAAGCATTGCCGCCCCTTACATTTGAAAATGAGCAGCCGCGTCTACCGCCGGTGACAGATTTGCCAAATCTTTTTGCACCAGAGGCCAATCTCGAAAACCTGACGCCAGACGAATTAGATTTGATAGATTCCCAATTGATGGCCCATATTTTGGAGATGTCTGAGCGTGAATACAATTTAACCAATCAAGCGCTTGCTACTCCGCGCCCAATTCCAAATCCAGTCGCCCAGGAAGATGGGACTGTTACTCAACGAGAAGATGGGACTGTTACTCAAGCAGAAGAGGCCGTTCAACAAGGCCCCGACTTAAACCAACTCGTAACGGCTCTTGATCGCGTCAGAGAATTAAAAAGACGCCTGGCAGAAGAAGCCGTGGATGAACGCGCTAGACGATTGGGGCAGCAAGTCACAATCAATGCACAAGCCCGCCTTACACAGCGCAAAGAGACTGCTATAGACAAAGCTAGAGCCGAGATTACAAAGCTAATCGACCGTTTAAATGCGACTAGCCAAACACCTTTATCATTTGAAAAATTTAGAAGCTCCTTGATAAAGCTGGAGTATCAGCTCAACACGCTATACAATCTTTCACCCAATCTCAATAAAGAACAGTTTCTCAGAAGCGTCGGCATGGATAACTCTTTAATCGCTGTTTTCCTTAACAATTCTCTTTCAAGCATCTTCTTTAACGGCAGGTTTAATGAAATTGTCACGCTCTTAAATCCAACCAGCTGGGGGCAAGCCTACGAAGAAGCTTCGAAGCAAAGCTATGTGCAAATAATCGTGCGCAAAACCATAGGTACAGCCTTTTTAACCTTTCACAAAGACGGTAAATCCTATCGAGAATCCGAAGCTAAAAACTACAATGGACAAATTCGATTCAATCTTAAGGACTTAGAAATAACAAAAGAATTTCTAACTACCAACGCAGCGACTTGCCGGCCTTACTCTTTAGAAATTGAGTTTTCTGAGGAGGAGGTTCTGACTCCTGAACTATTCGCACAGCTGCTAGAGCTTACCAATCGGGTTCCTGATGTAACACTCAAAGGAATCTCAGAAATCGATTTCGCAGCAATGAACATCTCGGCTGAAGATGAAAAAAATATGATTGAGAATCTGTCTAAATTCAGTTTTTCAAATCTCCGATCGATCACATTGGCTAATCACGATAAATCGTCAATTGCTCCAGAACATTTTTCCAATCTGCTGCAACTCTGCCCAACTCCTGATTTAATGAAGGCTTGCTTATTGGCTTGTTCCGAGCCGAAAAAAATTGATCTTCCGCAAGTTTTACTGGCAGACAAACATGTCAATCTTTCTGGGTATCCTTTCGACTTGGTGGGCCATCTTTTAAGCCAGATGACAGATATGGAATTCCTTACATTGGATCAAGAGGAAATCACCTCCGCTTTTCTGGCACAGATGCATGAACAAGGCTACTTAAACTCACTGCAAGGGTTAAAAATATCTGATTGTAGCAACCTTACAACAGATGCTCTTTTCACGCTGACCGCATTGCCATCCTTAACGCTTTTAGAAGCACCTAATTTTTCGCAAGGAACTCGTCCTCTATCTGAGCTCCCCAAATTCAGCAATCCATTTAAAATTAGCCTGTTTTATACTCAGAGCGATTTGACAAGATCTCTTGCTCTTAGCCTATACACAGGGCTTTCAATGTGGGCGACCCGCTTTCAAATTCCTTTAGCACGATCAGGCGTGGCTGAAGTTTTTGCTCCGCATCACCTAGTTTTAGATCCCCATAGCGTCGCATGCTGGCTTCATAAAGGTGATTACAGGCATTTACAGCCCCAAGCTGCCATTCAGACAATTGTGGCAGATAATTCGGCACTATTAAATGATGACAATGTGGTAGAGTTTCTTCAGAAATTTCCAAATCTTCAGGAACTCAGCTTACATAACTGCCCAGGCATAACAAATGCAGGCGTGAAAGCACTGCTAGAAGCATGCCCACAACTCAAAAAAATCGACCTCACTAGCTGCCTGGGAATTACTGATGAGTTTCTATTAGAAAATCATTCCCTTTTACAGCAATGCGCTGAACTAAAGCTAGATCTTTCCGACACATCCATTTCTCTCGATGTCGCTAATATTTTCCGCGAGGAGTTAAATGGACGCATTGCGTTTGAAGTCAAGTCGTTAAAGATTCGAAATGAAGAGCTGACTGATGATGATGCTTTAGAGCGCATTCTCAATGCTCAAGCACTGAACCGCTTGCATCGCATCGACTTAGAAGACTGCACGAATCTTACCGATGCAGCGCTTGAGAAATTGCTCGAGCGTTTAAATGCCGATCAACGGCAAGAGGAAAATGGGCTGTGGCAGGAAAACCCGCAACGCTTAAACATTGCAATCCTTAATTTAAAAGGATGCACCGCCATTACAGACAAGGCGTTCGATGGAGTAGAATTTGAGGGTAAAATTACACCAAAAATCTTGAATTCACTAAGCCAAGTTGCCGTTGGACAAACAAAAGTTACCAGAAACCCCTCTTTGCTCTTGGCTAGCCTCTATCCGCGCATTGTCTTCCAAGAAGAATTGGCGCCTCTAATGACAGCTCTTGCCATCGACGAGCAGCTCGAAGCATGCGAATTCATGGCAGGACATGTTCAAAATCAAATGGCTGCGACTAGCTACGTCAACAATCGCATCGCCCTAGAGCTTTTTGTCGAAGAGACTGACGGAAGACGTGCATTCGAGGTACTTAGAAAACCCATTGATGTGCAAGCCGATCTTTTTAAAGACTTCACCCTCTCTTTCAGCATGACAGAAGAGTCGGTCAGAACGCCTGCCATTCAAACGTATCAAGAGTTACTCTATTCTCAATCTGGTCATTTTAGGCAACAGATGCGCGCTGGAGGAGAGATGGCGGGATCGACAAGCGTCGATTTAATTAATCAAAATGCTACAGTTCTCGCTGTTCGCGCAATTATCGATCTAATGCATGGTAAAGATATTTACCAACAATTGGATTGGAAAACGGCTGGTCAAGCAGCCGAGTTGGCAAGCGAGGCCAATTTACAACTTTCGGCAGTCCACTACAAAAAACTGCTGGAGCATATACACGGCGAATTCAATCTTGCAAGAGCCGATAAAATGCTCGTCTTGGCAAGTAAATTAAACGATAAAGCTGGAAAAGAGCTCTATGAGCAGCGGCTCATTCAACTGGCAGAAACGCGCTTTGATCTGTTGAAAATTGAATTACAACTCATTTCTCAAAATCATGGCTTAAAACAACTGGAAAACAGATTGAGTGAAATTGCCATTGAAAGAGCTCAAGAAGAAAATGACGTTGACAGACAAGCAGGCGACGCTTTGAGCCTTTTACTAGCTCAAAGACTTGCTCAGGGAGAAGAAGAAGAATTTGAAGATAGAGACCTAAGATTAGCCCTTCAGCTATCTCAGCAAAGAATGTAATGATTGGCATGTAACCTGATGAAGCCATTAGGTTGCATGCATGCCCACTACAAACAACAGGGTCTAAGTACCCTGTTGTTTGTCATTTAAATTATCCCTCCTTTAAAACTTTCTTGCCTTAAAAGAAAAGGAGGAATCGTCAACGCTCATGACAAGAGATGTTTCAAGGCTTGGCTTAAGTCTGGATAATCGAAGCGAAATCCTTTGTCTTCCAATACCTCTGGAATCACCCTCTGACTACTCATTAAAAGTTCTTCAGCCATTTGTCCAAATACCCATTTAAGAGCAAAAGAAGGGAGTTTGAAAAAAGTAGGCCGATTCAGTGCATGGCCAAGTGTTTTTACAAACTCTTGATTCGTGACGGGATTGGGACTGACTGCATTAACAGGCCCAACCAAAGAAGCTTGCCTGATCGCGTAATAAATAATCCCCAATAGATCATCGATGGCAATCCAACTGATATATTGTTCGCCAGATCCAAAAGGACCGCCTAATCCAAGCTTAAAGGGCATAAGCATATTTTTCAGGGCACCCCCGTGAGGGCTTAAAATCATTCCGCTTCTCAAGTGCACTGTCCGAATCCCTTTTTCACTCGCCGCTTGCGTTGCCTCTTCCCACTGCTGACAGACATCGGCTAAAAAACCCTGCCCTTTGGGGCTTTCCTCATTCAAAATACGCTCGCCCTGATTTCCATAATATCCAATTGCTGAAGCGCTTATTAAAACTGGGGGCGGATGCTGGAGTTGACTTAAAGCACGGCAAAGAAGACGGGTGCCTTGCACACGACTTTCAAAAATCAGCCTTTTTTTTCTTTCAGTCCACAGGCCGGCAATGTTTTCTCCTGCCAAATGAATAACAGCCCCAAATCCCTCCAGTAATTCACTATTAATCACTCCCCTTTCTGGATCCCATGCAATTTCGTCGGGTTTGAGGTCAGCCCGCGTTCTTACCAATTTAAAGACTTGATGATGCCCGGTTTCTAAAAAAGGAACTAAGGCCGATCCCACAAGACCCGAAGAACCACTGACTAATATTTTCATGCGCTCTACTCCTACTATCAACCCTATTTGAGAAAAGGCCTGCCAATAAAAAAATCTAAACCTTAAAGTCGTCTATACGCATCCAGCGCTTGCTTTCGAGCCTCTGCATGATCAACAACAGGTGTTGGATAATCCACACCGATCTGCACTCCAGCTTGCACCAAAACACCTTCTGGCGCTTGCCAAGGTCGATGAATCCATTTATTTGGAAGATGACGCAGCTCAGGTACCCACCTTCTAACATACTCCCCTTCTGGGTCAAACTTTTCCCCTTGGGTGATGGGATTAAAAACGCGAAAGTACGGGGCTGCATCAGCACCGCACCCAGCTACCCATTGCCACCCAAGTGTGTTATTGGCTAAATCAGCATCCACCAACGTATCCCAAAACCACTTTGCCCCTTCAAGCCAATCAATTAATAAATCTTTAACTAAAAAAGAGGCTGTTATCAATCTGACACGGTTATGCATCCACCCAGTCTCCCAAAGCTGCCGCATCCCGGCATCGACGATTGGATAACCGGTTTTACCCCTTTGCCAAGCTTTTAAAGCCTGTTTATCGCTTTTCCATGAAAAAGCTTTAAATTGCTTTTTTAACGGCTCTTGCGGAGTTTGAGGAAAATGATACAGCAAGTGATGGGCAAATTCCCGCCATCCAAGCTGTCGCAAATAGGCTTCGGCACCTTCTCGGTTCAAATCATGCTTCTCTTTGACCGCCTGCCAAACCATCCGCGGTGAAACTTCGCCAAAATGAAGAGAAGGAGAAAGAAGCGTCGTTCCAGCAAAATCTGGTCGATCTCGACTCTTAGCATAGTCGCCAATTACCTCAACGCCTTTCTCAATTAGACATCGAGCTTCAATAAAACCTGGACGCCATGCTTTTTCAAGCCCCGAATCCCACTTAATGCGCGGTAAAAGATCCAAAGACTCTATCGTGCAAGACTCTATCTTGCCTAAATACCTTTTAGCTGATTGAGGAGCCGGTAGAGGTAATCCAACCTCTTCTAATTTTAAGCACTGCTTCCAAAAGAATGTAAAAACTTGAAAAGGCTTGCCCTGCTTATTGGCAACCGTCCACGGCTCAAATAATAGGCTTCCATTAAAGCTCTGAGCTTTTATTCCTTGTTTTAATAGCTCAGCCTTTATCACAGCATCTTGCTGGATCATGAATGGCTCATACAACCGATTCCAATAAACTGCATCCGCACCTGTTCGGCTAATCACACTGAAGATTTCATCCAAAGGCTTGCCTTGCCGTACAATAAGCGTTAAACCAAGTTTTTTCAACCCCGCTTTCAACCCCTGTAACGAATGATGCAGCCACCAGCGGCTGGCAGCTCCTATCCGCCACTCATCGCCTTGCTCCGCATCCCAAATAAACAAAGGGATTATGGCTCCTCCTTTTTCTAGCGCAGCCCATAAAGCCGGGTGATCCTCAAGACGCAGATCTTGCCGAAACCAAATAATCGATGCTTTAACCATTCCCTAAAAACGCTATGCGCCTCCCAATCTTAAATCTAAAGACAAAGTACCTTAAAAATCACCTTTAGAGCAACGAAATCGTCTTACACAACTCCTATTCATGACCTCTACAGCTCTTCTCTTATTTCCAATAGTGATCAATAAAATACAAACTAACAGAAAATATTTCATTTAAACAATAATCTAACAAGTAAAATAGATTAAAAATAAAACTAACAATAAATAGTTAATAAACAAATAAACAATTTGCATGGGTAATAAAATTACAATATCATAATCAGAATAAATAAATTTTAGTATCAAGGAATTAT
Coding sequences within it:
- a CDS encoding DUF6268 family outer membrane beta-barrel protein, whose amino-acid sequence is MKGNRFLATAWLAISALSFSLQATDISIDFSDYGSEHINNLAGSGTSTDYSSIETTDANATPRAAAKPTPFSLDVYFDSISPAKIERGFFKGDEVRYAEAEAELGMVFYHCPAYSEGANIALSYTNTYIHWSENPWFEQDRFHTVTFTLGGVTKRLQNWFWRGQLNINYDVGSAFSAEYFNYTLMAWGRYEYCQHIGLHVGFIAQTGMGMDRVYPILGADWQMSRNWKLNMVFPVNVSLEYILNKHWSLALAGRNFDSRHRVKKNEAHAKSVIRYQNIGAEFAIKYGSGTMTANLHAGTTLGGKYRIANRHNHDPHHYRLRPSGYFGGEVDVKF
- a CDS encoding TIGR01777 family oxidoreductase, which translates into the protein MKILVSGSSGLVGSALVPFLETGHHQVFKLVRTRADLKPDEIAWDPERGVINSELLEGFGAVIHLAGENIAGLWTERKKRLIFESRVQGTRLLCRALSQLQHPPPVLISASAIGYYGNQGERILNEESPKGQGFLADVCQQWEEATQAASEKGIRTVHLRSGMILSPHGGALKNMLMPFKLGLGGPFGSGEQYISWIAIDDLLGIIYYAIRQASLVGPVNAVSPNPVTNQEFVKTLGHALNRPTFFKLPSFALKWVFGQMAEELLMSSQRVIPEVLEDKGFRFDYPDLSQALKHLLS
- a CDS encoding cryptochrome/photolyase family protein, which translates into the protein MVKASIIWFRQDLRLEDHPALWAALEKGGAIIPLFIWDAEQGDEWRIGAASRWWLHHSLQGLKAGLKKLGLTLIVRQGKPLDEIFSVISRTGADAVYWNRLYEPFMIQQDAVIKAELLKQGIKAQSFNGSLLFEPWTVANKQGKPFQVFTFFWKQCLKLEEVGLPLPAPQSAKRYLGKIESCTIESLDLLPRIKWDSGLEKAWRPGFIEARCLIEKGVEVIGDYAKSRDRPDFAGTTLLSPSLHFGEVSPRMVWQAVKEKHDLNREGAEAYLRQLGWREFAHHLLYHFPQTPQEPLKKQFKAFSWKSDKQALKAWQRGKTGYPIVDAGMRQLWETGWMHNRVRLITASFLVKDLLIDWLEGAKWFWDTLVDADLANNTLGWQWVAGCGADAAPYFRVFNPITQGEKFDPEGEYVRRWVPELRHLPNKWIHRPWQAPEGVLVQAGVQIGVDYPTPVVDHAEARKQALDAYRRL